Proteins from a single region of Trichoderma asperellum chromosome 3, complete sequence:
- a CDS encoding uncharacterized protein (TransMembrane:1 (o33-52i)~EggNog:ENOG41) produces the protein MGISPQITNLMIILGMMQVTKRIPFEDENVLNLVRAIYIGSNVIIAAIYFYIQLQINKKKDMTTLKYVEPAPMGSSEEGKLVTTTICAYDLNQLRQAWRGQLMGIAMMSFMHLYMKYTNPLVIQSIIPVKSVIESNLFKIHVFGQPASGDLKRPFKQAQGFMSAMQQGGGSVQSDKKAVEAAEKAGRGGAKEE, from the exons ATGGGTATCAGTCCGCAAAT CACCAATCTGATGATCATCCTTGGTATGATGCAAGTCACCAAGAGGATCCCCTTCGAAGATGAGAATGTGCTCAACCTCGTTCGCGCCATCTACATTGGCAGCAACGTCATTATCGCCGCCATCTACTTCTACATCCAACTCCAgatcaacaagaagaagg ACATGACCACCCTCAAGTACGTTGAGCCCGCGCCGATGGGCTCTTCCGAAGAGGGCAAGCTCGTCACCACCACGATCTGCGCCTACGACCTTAACCAGCTCCGCCAGGCCTGGCGTGGCCAGCTGATGGGTATCGCCATGATGTCGTTTATGCACCTCTACATGAAGTATACCAATCCCCTGGTCATCCAGAGCATCATCCCCGTCAAGTCCGTCATCGAGAGCAACCTGTTCAAGATCCACGTCTTCGGCCAGCCCGCCTCTGGTGATCTCAAGCGACCTTTCAAGCAGGCACAGGGCTTCATGAGCGCTATGCAGCAGGGTGGCGGCTCCGTCCAGAGCGACAAGAAGGCTGTCGAGGCCGCTGAGAAGGCTGGCCGCGGCGGTGCCAAGGAAGAGTAA